The following proteins come from a genomic window of Brevibacillus antibioticus:
- a CDS encoding dihydrolipoamide acetyltransferase family protein codes for MSRFTFRLPELGEGIHEGEIVKWHVQPGDSVEEDQVIMEVQNDKAVVEVPSPVKGKVIELKVTEGTVSVVGDPLIEFDVEGEIPNLPDHGHGDSHAAEAAPAPQAADKMEPGCDIGSQVSANANQALETPMAQATATAVAAPIDRKHVLATPSVRKYAREKGVQLVNVPGTGKLGRITREDVDRFAAGGVAPTAQAAATPVATEAPAAAATGVAQAAAAPTVHHAPTAGELEERVPMKGMRKAIAKAMVKSAYTAPHVTIFDEVDVTALVAMRKDAKPLAEERGVKLTYLPMIVKAVVAGLKKFPELNASIDDEKQEIIFKKYYNIGIATSTEEGLLVPVVKSADSKSIFQIAGEIGELAKKARDRKASADELKGSTFSITNIGSAGGMFFTPIINYPEVAILGVGRISEKPVVKNGEIVVGQMLHLSLSFDHRLVDGEPAQRFVNYVKQLLENPTLLVMEG; via the coding sequence GTGAGTCGTTTTACATTCAGACTCCCGGAGCTCGGCGAGGGTATCCATGAAGGCGAAATCGTCAAATGGCACGTACAGCCCGGAGATTCCGTAGAAGAAGACCAAGTCATCATGGAAGTACAAAATGACAAGGCGGTTGTAGAAGTACCGTCGCCTGTTAAAGGGAAAGTTATCGAGTTGAAAGTAACCGAGGGTACGGTTTCCGTAGTCGGCGATCCACTGATCGAGTTTGACGTAGAAGGCGAAATTCCGAACCTGCCAGACCATGGTCATGGCGATTCCCACGCTGCTGAAGCGGCACCAGCGCCACAAGCTGCAGACAAAATGGAGCCAGGCTGCGACATCGGTTCCCAAGTGAGCGCAAATGCGAACCAAGCACTGGAAACGCCAATGGCACAAGCAACTGCAACAGCAGTAGCGGCACCAATTGACCGTAAGCATGTGTTGGCTACGCCTTCCGTTCGCAAATACGCTCGTGAAAAAGGCGTTCAATTGGTTAACGTACCTGGTACAGGCAAATTGGGTCGCATCACACGCGAAGACGTAGATCGTTTTGCAGCTGGCGGAGTAGCACCAACTGCACAAGCAGCGGCAACTCCAGTAGCAACTGAGGCTCCTGCAGCAGCAGCTACAGGTGTAGCACAAGCAGCAGCGGCTCCAACAGTTCACCACGCACCTACAGCAGGCGAGCTGGAAGAGCGCGTTCCGATGAAGGGTATGCGTAAAGCAATCGCGAAAGCAATGGTGAAATCCGCATACACTGCACCACACGTAACCATCTTCGACGAAGTGGATGTTACAGCTCTTGTCGCTATGCGTAAAGACGCGAAGCCACTTGCTGAAGAGCGTGGTGTGAAGCTGACTTACCTGCCTATGATCGTGAAAGCAGTTGTAGCTGGTCTGAAGAAATTCCCAGAACTCAACGCTTCTATCGACGATGAAAAACAAGAAATCATCTTTAAAAAGTACTACAACATCGGTATCGCTACCTCGACAGAAGAAGGCTTGCTCGTTCCAGTTGTGAAATCCGCTGACAGCAAATCCATCTTCCAAATCGCAGGCGAAATCGGCGAGCTGGCGAAGAAAGCACGCGACCGCAAGGCGTCTGCTGACGAGTTGAAAGGTTCTACTTTCAGCATCACAAACATCGGTTCTGCGGGTGGTATGTTCTTCACGCCAATCATTAACTATCCAGAAGTAGCTATTCTGGGTGTTGGCCGCATTAGCGAAAAACCAGTTGTGAAAAACGGAGAAATCGTGGTAGGTCAAATGTTGCACCTGTCCTTGAGCTTTGACCACCGCTTGGTTGATGGCGAACCTGCACAGCGTTTCGTCAACTACGTGAAGCAGCTCTTGGAAAACCCAACGCTGCTCGTCATGGAGGGATAA
- a CDS encoding DUF6886 family protein, producing MQRLFHYSEDPTITIFQPRAHPSHPTLAPAVWAIDEARAPMYFLPRDCPRICFYKKADSESADVERFLGLTSANMVMAIESKWYSELTQTKLYEYTFSPESFYCWDEGAGYYLSKETVTPLDVRPLGDLVHCLSQADIELRITPSLLPLRDALLKSSLHFSMIRMRNASLT from the coding sequence ATGCAAAGACTTTTTCATTATAGTGAAGATCCGACTATTACGATATTTCAGCCTCGCGCCCATCCCTCCCATCCCACACTTGCTCCCGCTGTGTGGGCGATTGATGAAGCACGAGCGCCGATGTATTTTTTACCACGAGATTGCCCAAGAATTTGTTTTTACAAAAAAGCAGATTCCGAGTCAGCAGACGTCGAGCGCTTTCTTGGTTTGACGAGCGCTAACATGGTTATGGCTATCGAGAGCAAATGGTATTCCGAGCTTACACAAACAAAGCTATATGAATATACCTTCTCACCAGAATCTTTTTATTGCTGGGACGAAGGCGCGGGCTACTATTTGTCAAAGGAAACCGTTACGCCACTAGACGTAAGGCCATTAGGTGACCTCGTGCACTGCCTTAGCCAAGCGGATATTGAGTTGAGAATTACTCCTTCCCTGTTGCCGCTTCGAGATGCATTACTAAAAAGCAGTCTGCACTTTTCCATGATCCGTATGCGAAATGCGTCACTCACATAA
- a CDS encoding ABC-F family ATP-binding cassette domain-containing protein has protein sequence MSVLIVENLSHGFGDRVLFRDVSFRLQPNDRVGLVGANGTGKSTMMGILTGQNLPDNGRIEWMPKIEYGYLDQHTKLQAGKTIRDVLKDAFLPLLEQEAELMTIGEKMAEATPEELEELLERMGEIQDKLETSGFYLIDAKVDEIANALGLSAIGLERDVASLSGGQRTKVLLAKLLLEQPTVLLLDEPTNYLDEEHIVWLKNYLKEYPYAFMLISHDTTFMNEVVNVIYHLEFTKLNRYTGNYESFLAQSETKRSQHFDAFEKQQEEIAKMEDFIARNKARASTTGRAKSRQKQLDKMDRIDKPETAAKPSFIFKESRASSRFVIEAENLEIGYSHPLLPKLSVKLERGEKVAIVGMNGVGKSTLLKTLLGVIPPLDGKLEKGDFLHPAYFEQEVKAKPITALDDVWNDFPSMNNHEVRGALARCGLKNEHINRNMNALSGGEQAKVRLCKLLQRESNWLVFDEPTNHLDVVAKEELKRSLKEFKGTVLLVCHEPEFYEDWVTQTWDVEKWSLEQAKTPIKL, from the coding sequence ATGAGTGTTTTGATTGTAGAGAATTTGTCCCATGGTTTTGGGGACCGTGTGTTGTTTCGTGATGTGTCTTTCCGTTTGCAACCGAATGACCGTGTAGGACTCGTAGGCGCAAATGGTACTGGGAAATCAACGATGATGGGGATTTTGACAGGCCAAAACTTGCCTGATAACGGTCGTATTGAATGGATGCCCAAAATCGAATACGGATATTTGGATCAGCATACCAAGCTACAAGCTGGTAAAACGATTCGTGACGTACTCAAGGATGCCTTCCTGCCATTGTTGGAGCAAGAGGCTGAACTGATGACGATTGGGGAAAAGATGGCCGAGGCAACTCCAGAGGAACTGGAAGAATTGCTGGAGCGTATGGGCGAAATTCAAGACAAGCTGGAAACGAGCGGCTTTTATTTGATCGATGCAAAAGTAGATGAAATCGCCAACGCTTTGGGTTTGAGTGCAATCGGTTTGGAGCGCGATGTTGCATCCCTCTCTGGTGGTCAGCGTACCAAGGTTCTTTTGGCAAAATTGCTGCTGGAACAACCTACTGTTCTTTTGCTAGATGAGCCGACGAACTACTTGGATGAAGAGCATATCGTGTGGCTGAAAAACTACCTGAAGGAATATCCATATGCCTTCATGCTGATTTCCCATGACACGACCTTCATGAACGAAGTCGTGAATGTGATTTATCATTTGGAATTTACCAAGTTGAATCGTTACACAGGGAACTACGAATCCTTCCTGGCACAGTCTGAGACAAAACGCAGTCAGCACTTTGACGCATTTGAGAAGCAGCAGGAAGAAATCGCTAAAATGGAAGATTTTATTGCGCGCAATAAAGCACGTGCTTCTACTACCGGTCGCGCGAAGAGCCGTCAAAAGCAGCTCGATAAAATGGATCGCATCGACAAGCCGGAAACGGCTGCGAAACCTTCGTTTATCTTTAAAGAATCCCGGGCAAGTAGCCGTTTTGTCATCGAGGCTGAAAACCTGGAGATCGGATATTCTCATCCATTGCTGCCTAAGCTGAGTGTAAAGCTGGAGCGGGGTGAAAAAGTAGCCATTGTCGGCATGAACGGTGTCGGTAAGTCTACCCTGTTGAAAACGTTGCTGGGTGTGATTCCTCCGCTGGATGGAAAGCTGGAAAAAGGCGACTTCCTCCATCCTGCTTACTTCGAGCAAGAAGTAAAGGCGAAGCCAATTACCGCACTCGATGATGTATGGAATGATTTCCCTTCCATGAATAACCATGAGGTTCGCGGAGCACTTGCACGTTGTGGCTTGAAAAACGAGCATATCAACCGGAATATGAATGCTCTGTCCGGGGGCGAGCAAGCAAAAGTTCGTCTTTGTAAATTACTGCAACGCGAAAGCAACTGGCTAGTGTTTGACGAGCCGACGAACCACTTGGATGTCGTCGCTAAGGAAGAGCTCAAACGCTCCTTGAAGGAGTTCAAAGGGACTGTTCTTCTCGTATGTCACGAACCTGAATTTTATGAGGATTGGGTTACACAGACGTGGGATGTTGAGAAGTGGAGCTTGGAACAGGCAAAAACTCCGATAAAATTGTAA
- a CDS encoding alpha/beta hydrolase, with the protein MSDYVKRTIMKEEVPSIHVDTPRSVKVYLPPGYNELLSYPVVYCQDGNDFFTMGRIATISNQLILEDGIEPYIVVGVSVDRNKRTSEYSPSGSRNAAYQRFFTEELLPYIEERYPVRRDPASRVLAGDSLGGTVSLHLALENPDLFPQVLALSGAFFQTTLDPLLNQESLSWLRIWMVVGLDETAVETSAGTFDFVQWNRQAKQILEDKQATLSYREKPGNHVWGLWQKELPDALRYFFPPPRL; encoded by the coding sequence ATGTCTGACTATGTAAAGCGAACCATCATGAAAGAAGAAGTGCCCAGCATCCACGTGGACACTCCCCGCTCGGTCAAAGTATACCTACCGCCGGGGTACAATGAGCTTCTTTCTTACCCTGTTGTGTACTGCCAGGATGGGAACGACTTTTTTACAATGGGGCGAATCGCGACCATCTCCAATCAATTGATTCTTGAAGATGGTATCGAACCCTACATCGTTGTCGGTGTTTCAGTCGATCGCAACAAACGCACGAGCGAGTATTCTCCATCTGGGTCGAGAAACGCAGCCTATCAGCGATTTTTCACTGAAGAGCTGTTGCCTTACATAGAGGAACGCTATCCTGTACGCCGTGATCCTGCTTCACGTGTGCTGGCAGGAGACTCTTTGGGTGGGACCGTTTCTTTGCATCTCGCATTGGAAAACCCCGATCTCTTTCCACAAGTACTCGCACTGTCGGGGGCGTTTTTCCAAACGACACTCGATCCGCTTTTGAATCAGGAGAGTCTATCCTGGCTGCGAATCTGGATGGTCGTTGGCCTCGATGAGACTGCTGTAGAAACAAGTGCGGGTACCTTCGATTTCGTACAATGGAATCGCCAGGCAAAACAGATTCTTGAGGACAAGCAAGCAACCTTGTCCTATCGAGAAAAACCAGGGAATCACGTCTGGGGGTTGTGGCAAAAAGAGCTGCCAGATGCCTTGCGCTACTTCTTCCCCCCTCCCCGTCTGTAA
- a CDS encoding aspartyl-phosphate phosphatase Spo0E family protein, which yields MEITSKMIDDLRLKLERAAKDAGYNFLDPEIVSISQQLDKLIVAHMQHEKRPS from the coding sequence ATGGAAATTACGAGTAAGATGATTGATGACTTGCGATTAAAGCTAGAACGCGCAGCAAAAGATGCAGGTTACAATTTTCTTGACCCTGAAATCGTGAGCATCAGCCAACAATTAGATAAATTAATTGTCGCACATATGCAACATGAAAAACGCCCTTCATGA
- a CDS encoding HEPN domain-containing protein translates to MPVLIAPVFNSTTAQPVRIDLPNSYTLISGAKRPYEIASRFLRNEMDENKRTFDLRVDPSSLFLVADHEEMKVTDDRVWIEEIESKLNLASTMGTCSIPYVITVNDNMYGITYLKRSLDGDKYTFDDETAGIFTSLVEQKLPSLAFRRYALSLEKKNYEDQLLDLWIALESLFVPDGKKGEITYKLRVRMAYYFGETALQRERIAQFVKKSYNHRSEIVHSGKLFGDKLATEVTMLRTMTRAAILNIAGESVNLQDMRVRLDELVFTGESYVARYGPTFFERILL, encoded by the coding sequence ATGCCGGTCTTAATCGCCCCCGTTTTCAATTCAACAACAGCACAGCCCGTTCGGATCGATTTGCCTAATTCGTACACGCTCATATCAGGCGCAAAGCGGCCATATGAGATCGCGTCTCGTTTCTTGCGTAATGAGATGGACGAGAACAAGCGAACCTTTGATTTGCGTGTAGATCCCAGCAGTTTATTTTTAGTTGCGGATCACGAAGAGATGAAAGTAACGGATGATCGGGTGTGGATTGAAGAAATCGAAAGTAAGTTGAATCTAGCGTCCACAATGGGGACTTGTTCGATTCCTTACGTCATCACTGTCAATGACAATATGTATGGTATTACGTATTTAAAGCGATCGCTTGATGGTGACAAGTACACTTTTGATGATGAAACGGCTGGAATTTTTACTTCATTAGTCGAACAGAAGCTACCGTCCCTTGCTTTTCGTCGCTATGCGCTTTCGCTGGAGAAGAAAAACTACGAGGATCAACTGTTGGATCTGTGGATTGCATTGGAATCATTGTTCGTTCCCGATGGCAAAAAAGGCGAGATTACCTATAAATTGCGTGTTCGAATGGCGTACTATTTTGGAGAAACCGCCTTGCAGCGTGAACGGATTGCACAGTTTGTAAAAAAATCGTACAATCATCGCTCAGAGATTGTGCATAGCGGCAAGCTGTTCGGTGACAAGCTGGCTACAGAGGTCACTATGCTGAGGACGATGACACGAGCCGCGATTTTGAACATCGCCGGGGAAAGTGTCAACCTTCAGGATATGCGTGTCCGGCTAGATGAATTGGTATTTACGGGCGAATCTTATGTGGCAAGGTACGGTCCTACTTTTTTTGAAAGAATTTTGTTGTAA
- the lpdA gene encoding dihydrolipoyl dehydrogenase, whose amino-acid sequence MVVGEFTTEVDVLVIGAGPGGYVAAIRAAQMGKTVAVVEKGELGGVCLNVGCIPSKAMIHAAHTYEHTQHTESMGITMENVKVDFAKVQEWKSGIVKQLTGGVGSLFKGNKIQVIPGEALFVSENEVRVFHGYDVNRYRFQHCIIATGSRPIELPAFPFGKRVMSSTEALSLTELPKSLVVIGGGYIGIELGTVFAKFGTKVTILEGSDQILPGFEPDMPRLVERKLKKLDVTIHTKALAQGMEETENGVIVTAEVKGEQQKIEAEYVLVTVGRRPNTDELGIRDIGMNVTDRGLIVVDKQGRTSIPNVYAIGDIVAGPALAHKASYEGKVAAEVIAGHPAEVDYKAIPAVVFCDPEIASVGINEKEAKEKGIDYVVGRFPFAANGRALSVNAGEGYVKLIAEKETNLVLGAQIVGPEASNIIAEIGLAIEMGATLEDIELTIHAHPTLGEVTMEAAELALGRPIHVMK is encoded by the coding sequence ATGGTAGTAGGTGAATTTACCACAGAAGTAGACGTGCTCGTAATCGGTGCCGGCCCAGGTGGATATGTTGCAGCGATTCGTGCTGCTCAAATGGGAAAAACAGTAGCTGTCGTGGAAAAAGGTGAACTGGGCGGCGTGTGCCTGAACGTAGGTTGCATCCCTTCCAAAGCGATGATCCACGCTGCACACACATATGAGCACACACAACATACAGAATCCATGGGTATTACTATGGAAAATGTAAAAGTGGATTTTGCTAAAGTACAAGAGTGGAAAAGCGGCATCGTGAAGCAACTGACTGGTGGCGTAGGCTCCCTCTTCAAAGGCAACAAAATCCAGGTAATCCCTGGTGAAGCGCTGTTCGTAAGTGAAAATGAAGTACGTGTATTCCACGGTTATGATGTCAACCGTTATCGCTTCCAGCATTGCATCATTGCAACTGGTTCGCGTCCAATCGAGTTGCCTGCATTCCCGTTTGGCAAACGTGTAATGTCATCTACTGAAGCGTTGTCCTTGACTGAACTGCCGAAGAGCCTCGTGGTAATCGGCGGCGGATACATCGGTATCGAGCTTGGTACGGTGTTCGCGAAGTTTGGAACAAAAGTTACGATTTTGGAAGGTTCCGATCAAATCTTGCCAGGATTTGAGCCAGACATGCCACGTTTGGTGGAACGCAAGCTCAAAAAGCTCGACGTTACCATCCATACAAAAGCACTGGCACAAGGAATGGAAGAGACAGAAAACGGCGTGATCGTGACTGCAGAAGTAAAAGGCGAGCAACAAAAAATCGAGGCGGAATACGTGCTCGTTACTGTTGGACGCCGTCCGAATACAGATGAACTCGGTATTCGCGATATTGGCATGAACGTGACTGACCGTGGGTTGATCGTTGTCGACAAGCAAGGCCGCACGAGCATTCCTAACGTGTACGCGATCGGGGATATCGTAGCAGGTCCTGCGTTGGCTCACAAAGCTTCTTACGAAGGTAAGGTTGCTGCTGAGGTGATTGCTGGACATCCGGCAGAAGTGGACTACAAAGCGATTCCAGCGGTTGTATTCTGCGATCCAGAAATCGCAAGCGTTGGTATCAATGAGAAAGAAGCAAAAGAAAAGGGCATCGATTACGTTGTAGGTCGTTTCCCATTCGCAGCAAACGGTCGCGCTCTGTCTGTAAATGCAGGCGAAGGCTACGTGAAGCTGATTGCAGAAAAAGAAACGAATCTCGTATTGGGTGCGCAAATCGTTGGTCCAGAAGCATCCAACATCATCGCAGAGATCGGATTGGCGATCGAAATGGGCGCAACACTCGAAGACATCGAGCTGACCATCCACGCACATCCAACACTGGGTGAAGTAACAATGGAAGCTGCTGAATTGGCTCTGGGTCGTCCGATCCACGTCATGAAATAG
- a CDS encoding small acid-soluble spore protein P, producing MEKDHILDENPHQTYNNVAQPLEQTGEPQPGSKKVKQQNHSRSIQTREG from the coding sequence ATGGAAAAGGATCATATTTTGGATGAAAATCCGCATCAAACTTACAATAACGTAGCTCAACCGCTCGAACAGACTGGGGAACCCCAGCCCGGCTCTAAAAAAGTGAAGCAACAAAATCATTCGCGGTCCATTCAAACACGAGAAGGATAA
- a CDS encoding peptide ABC transporter substrate-binding protein, translating to MRKRMSFILSCFLMLQVLAGCSTSETTGTNKPNDQASQPVQPTGKEMVLNWNADGGEPPTADPGLASDGTSFDVITACFEGLTRYGPDGKIGNAIADSYTVSEDLTTYTFKLKSNALWSNGDSVTAHDFEFAWKRNLDPKTASEYAYMLYFIKGAEEFNTGKGSHEDVGVKAIDDFTLEVKLNSPAPFFYELTAFPTLFPLHKKTLEAQPDWAASPDNYVGNGPFKMELWEHKNKLVLVKNEKYHDKNAVKLDKIVWSMITDTNTAQALFDSGDLDWGGHPSYVLPVDVIPALQEEGKIVMAPYPNTVAVTFNTTKPPFTNKKIRQAFSYSIQRQPLVDGIVQTGVPAAFAWVPPSMQLSGNDYFKEDVDKAKQLLAEGLKELGLSTMPEVTYTYGSGDDRQKKLAEALQDQWKRSLGVDVKISGLEEKVFLQNKRSKNYQFAYRNWGADFNDPINFLEIFKDKTVGTNDAAWENDRYRELIVQSYLEKDPTKRNAIMREAETILMEETPIAPVYYGARPYIRNDKVKGFLINPFGGRDFKYTTIEQ from the coding sequence ATGAGAAAGAGGATGAGCTTCATTTTGAGTTGCTTCTTGATGCTTCAAGTTTTAGCGGGATGTAGTACAAGTGAAACGACGGGAACGAACAAACCGAATGATCAGGCATCTCAACCAGTGCAGCCAACAGGAAAAGAAATGGTATTGAATTGGAATGCAGACGGTGGTGAGCCTCCGACAGCAGATCCCGGACTTGCTTCCGATGGCACTTCCTTTGATGTCATTACTGCCTGTTTTGAAGGATTGACTCGCTATGGTCCGGATGGGAAAATAGGCAATGCAATTGCTGACAGTTATACGGTATCCGAGGATTTGACGACGTACACGTTCAAATTGAAGTCGAATGCGCTATGGAGCAACGGAGATTCGGTAACCGCCCATGATTTTGAGTTCGCCTGGAAAAGAAATCTCGATCCGAAGACAGCATCCGAATATGCCTATATGCTTTATTTCATTAAAGGAGCAGAGGAATTCAACACAGGGAAAGGATCGCACGAGGACGTAGGGGTCAAAGCGATAGACGACTTTACACTAGAGGTCAAGCTTAATTCACCAGCTCCGTTTTTTTACGAGCTGACAGCTTTCCCGACATTGTTTCCTTTACATAAAAAGACCTTGGAGGCACAACCGGATTGGGCAGCGTCTCCAGATAACTACGTAGGCAACGGCCCGTTCAAAATGGAGCTGTGGGAGCATAAAAACAAATTAGTTCTTGTGAAAAACGAGAAGTATCATGACAAAAATGCCGTGAAACTCGACAAGATCGTCTGGAGCATGATTACCGATACGAACACTGCGCAAGCGTTGTTTGATTCTGGTGATTTGGATTGGGGAGGGCATCCAAGCTACGTGTTGCCCGTCGACGTGATCCCCGCGTTGCAAGAGGAAGGAAAAATCGTAATGGCGCCGTATCCGAATACAGTTGCCGTCACTTTTAATACAACCAAGCCCCCTTTTACGAATAAAAAGATTCGACAAGCCTTCTCGTATTCGATCCAACGGCAGCCTCTCGTAGACGGAATCGTGCAGACAGGGGTGCCAGCGGCTTTTGCATGGGTTCCGCCCTCTATGCAACTGAGTGGAAATGACTATTTTAAAGAGGATGTAGACAAAGCCAAACAGTTATTGGCGGAAGGGCTAAAGGAGCTGGGTCTTTCAACGATGCCTGAAGTGACTTACACGTATGGATCAGGTGACGATCGTCAGAAAAAGCTGGCTGAAGCTCTTCAGGATCAATGGAAAAGAAGCCTTGGTGTAGATGTGAAAATCAGTGGATTGGAGGAAAAAGTTTTTTTACAAAACAAGCGCTCCAAAAACTATCAGTTTGCCTACCGAAATTGGGGTGCTGATTTTAACGACCCCATCAATTTCTTGGAAATTTTCAAGGACAAAACAGTGGGGACAAACGACGCTGCTTGGGAAAACGACAGATACCGAGAGCTAATCGTCCAGAGTTACTTGGAAAAAGACCCGACGAAGCGTAATGCGATCATGCGTGAGGCAGAGACCATCTTAATGGAGGAAACGCCGATTGCTCCTGTGTATTATGGCGCAAGACCGTATATAAGAAATGACAAAGTCAAAGGATTTTTGATCAACCCGTTTGGCGGTAGAGATTTTAAGTATACAACCATCGAACAATAA
- a CDS encoding alpha-ketoacid dehydrogenase subunit beta, producing MAQMTMVQAITDAMRVELKRDETVLVFGEDVGNNGGVFRATEGLQAEFGEQRVFDTPLAESGIGGLAVGLSINGFRPVAEIQFFGFVFETFDAVASQSSRMRYRSGGRFTSPITFRSPFGGGVKTPELHADSLEGLMLQTPGLKVVIPSNPYDAKGLLIAAIRDNDPVVFLEHMKLYRSFRQEVPEGEYTIPLGKANVVKEGSDVTIITYGAMVHTSLKAAEEIEKARGAKVEVIDLRTISPLDIDTIVASVKKTNRAIVVQEAQKTSGVAAEIITQINERAILHLEAPVLRITAPDTVYPFAQAEDVWLPDVKRVVDGLTQVLDF from the coding sequence ATGGCACAAATGACAATGGTTCAAGCCATTACGGATGCAATGCGCGTAGAGTTGAAGCGCGATGAAACCGTTCTTGTCTTCGGTGAAGACGTAGGTAACAACGGCGGGGTGTTCCGTGCAACAGAAGGTCTGCAAGCTGAGTTCGGCGAGCAGCGTGTATTCGATACACCACTTGCTGAGTCCGGAATCGGCGGTTTGGCTGTCGGTCTTTCCATCAACGGCTTCCGTCCAGTAGCAGAAATTCAGTTCTTCGGTTTCGTATTTGAAACGTTTGATGCTGTAGCATCCCAATCTTCCCGTATGCGCTACCGTTCCGGTGGTCGCTTCACGAGCCCAATTACATTCCGCTCCCCATTTGGTGGCGGTGTGAAAACGCCTGAGCTGCATGCTGACTCTTTGGAAGGCTTGATGCTGCAAACTCCGGGTCTGAAAGTGGTTATCCCTTCCAACCCGTATGATGCAAAAGGACTGTTGATCGCAGCAATTCGCGACAACGATCCAGTTGTATTCCTCGAGCACATGAAGCTGTACCGTTCCTTCCGTCAAGAAGTTCCAGAAGGCGAGTACACGATTCCACTCGGCAAAGCAAACGTAGTAAAAGAAGGTAGCGATGTTACCATCATCACCTATGGTGCGATGGTGCATACCAGCCTGAAAGCAGCAGAAGAAATCGAGAAAGCGCGTGGAGCAAAAGTAGAAGTAATCGACCTGCGTACCATCAGCCCACTCGATATCGATACGATCGTGGCTTCTGTGAAGAAAACAAATCGTGCGATTGTGGTTCAAGAAGCACAAAAAACGTCTGGTGTTGCGGCAGAAATCATCACGCAAATCAACGAGCGTGCGATCCTGCACCTCGAAGCACCAGTACTGCGTATTACAGCACCAGATACCGTTTACCCGTTTGCACAAGCAGAAGATGTATGGCTGCCTGACGTAAAACGCGTAGTAGATGGTCTGACTCAAGTCCTCGATTTTTAA
- the pdhA gene encoding pyruvate dehydrogenase (acetyl-transferring) E1 component subunit alpha — MSVSTAVEQTENNAPLQILAPDGTVVRPDLMPKLSDDELRELMRKMVFTRVWDQRAISLNRQGRLGFYAPVAGQEASMIGSEGALSKEDFVLPSYRDIPQMVWHGYPMHKAFLYSRGHIEGGKIPEGVNVLMPQIIIAAQCTQATGVAMGYKLRGEKKVAINYFGDGATSQGDFYEGMNFAGVYKLPVIFFSQNNGYAISLPFEKQTASENIAVKAVAAGIASERVDGMDILAVYYAVQQAKERGVNGEGATLIEAMTYRYGPHTMAGDDPTRYRTGEEQSEWELRDPLIRFRKFLEAKGLWSEKDEEAVIEEAKAAVADAIKKADETPKMKVSELIDVMFETLPPALEEQKAEFLAKESK, encoded by the coding sequence ATGAGCGTATCCACTGCTGTTGAACAAACAGAGAACAACGCCCCGCTGCAAATTCTTGCCCCGGATGGTACGGTTGTTCGTCCTGACTTGATGCCTAAGCTCTCCGATGATGAATTGCGTGAACTGATGCGTAAAATGGTATTTACCCGTGTATGGGACCAACGCGCAATCAGCTTGAACCGCCAAGGTCGTCTTGGTTTCTATGCACCAGTAGCTGGTCAAGAAGCAAGCATGATCGGTTCCGAGGGTGCTCTTTCCAAAGAAGACTTTGTCCTGCCTAGCTACCGTGATATTCCACAAATGGTATGGCATGGTTACCCTATGCACAAGGCGTTCCTGTACTCCCGCGGACACATCGAGGGCGGCAAAATTCCTGAAGGTGTAAACGTATTGATGCCACAAATCATCATTGCGGCTCAATGTACACAAGCAACAGGTGTTGCAATGGGTTACAAGCTGCGCGGTGAAAAGAAAGTAGCGATCAACTACTTTGGTGACGGTGCGACTTCCCAAGGTGACTTCTACGAGGGTATGAACTTTGCAGGGGTATACAAGCTGCCTGTTATCTTCTTCTCCCAAAACAACGGTTATGCGATCTCTCTGCCGTTCGAAAAACAAACGGCTTCTGAAAATATCGCAGTCAAAGCAGTTGCAGCTGGTATTGCTAGCGAACGCGTTGACGGTATGGATATTCTCGCCGTTTACTACGCGGTTCAACAAGCAAAAGAGCGCGGCGTGAATGGCGAAGGTGCGACTCTGATCGAAGCAATGACGTACCGTTATGGTCCTCACACCATGGCTGGTGACGACCCAACTCGTTACCGTACAGGTGAAGAGCAAAGCGAGTGGGAACTGCGCGATCCACTGATCCGCTTCCGCAAGTTCCTCGAAGCAAAAGGCCTCTGGAGCGAAAAAGACGAAGAAGCTGTCATCGAAGAAGCGAAAGCAGCTGTTGCGGACGCAATCAAAAAAGCGGACGAAACACCTAAGATGAAAGTTTCCGAACTGATCGATGTAATGTTTGAGACACTGCCGCCTGCACTCGAAGAGCAAAAGGCAGAATTCCTGGCGAAGGAGTCGAAATAA